A section of the Parasteatoda tepidariorum isolate YZ-2023 chromosome 6, CAS_Ptep_4.0, whole genome shotgun sequence genome encodes:
- the LOC107443312 gene encoding fatty-acid amide hydrolase 2-like isoform X1 translates to MDNSLRMPYSTGYGEIDFVVRIVLKILNFVRFSVDYVSDIVFDWYYKGKHKKLPPIKNPLILDPAHVLAEKIRRREIKSVDVVKAYIERIRQVHPIVNAIVDDRFSEAIEEARYIDESLKESNKTEDEIARETPFLGVPVTIKECIAVKGCLYTVGLPARKGVRATFDADVVHQMKQAGAIPIAVTITPELCLWWESYNTLYGYCSNPYDTTRTAGGSSGGEGCILGSAGSVIGIGNDIGGSIRIPAAFNGVFGHKPTRGIVSNTGHYPTPAPSLQTFLMTGPMCRYASDLLPMTKVLAGNNSSKLKLDEKVNFREMKIYYMENEGGNPLVSAVNPEIINAQKKVMEYFRDTYGIAPTKVQIPNMHHSFVMWSKVITTSGFKPITYEMTNRRGHADLFVEVFKWLIGVSDHIFPALLSAAVNKIWVPKDEKKASKYYEMMQNMEQHFENFLGEDGIFIYPTGSDLAPFHGQPVLKPFNVSYTCVFNLLGLPVTQCPVTLSRDGIPVGLQIVSGLYNDHLTIAVAEEIEKYFGGWVCPASEAFS, encoded by the exons ATGGATAATTCTCTAAGAATGCCCTATAGTACTGGTTATGGGG agATTGATTTTGTGGTtagaattgttttgaaaatcctGAACTTTGTTCGCTTCAGTGTCGACTACGTCTCTGATATCGTTTTTGATTGGTATTACAAGGGGAAACATAAGAAATTACCGCCGATAAAAAATCCACTTATACTTGATCCGGCACATGTTTTAGCGGAAAAAATACGCAGAAGAGaa atcaaaagtgtTGATGTAGTGAAAGCTTACATCGAACGTATCAGGCAGGTCCATCCAATCGTTAACGCGATTGTGGATGATCGATTTAGTGAAGCGATAGAAGAGGCCAGATACATCGATGAATCATTGAAAGAGAGTAACAAGACGGAAGATGAAATTGCTAGGGAGACGCCATTTTTGGGCGTTCCAGTCACTATCAAAGAATGCATAGCAGTGAAAG GTTGCTTGTATACTGTTGGACTGCCTGCCAGGAAGGGTGTAAGAGCTACTTTTGATGCAGATGTAGTCCATCAAATGAAACAAGCTGGAGCTATACCCATTGCAGTCACCATTACACCAGAACTTTGCCTGTGGTGGGAATCCTACAATACTCTATACGGATATTGTTCTAATCCTTACGATACTACAAGAACTGCCGGAGGAAGTAGCG GTGGTGAGGGATGTATATTAGGTTCTGCTGGCTCAGTCATCGGTATCGGTAATGACATTGGTGGAAGCATTCGTATACCCGCAGCTTTCAACGGAGTTTTCGGTCACAAGCCCACAAGAG GCATCGTGTCCAATACGGGTCATTACCCGACTCCTGCTCCATCGTTGCAAACGTTTTTGATGACCGGACCCATGTGCCGATATGCTTCTGATTTATTACCCATGACTAAAGTTTTGGCTGGTAATAACTCATCTAAGTTGAAATTAGATGAAAAA GTTAATTTTCGAGAAATGAAAATCTATTACATGGAAAATGAAGGAGGAAATCCTTTAGTCTCTGCTGTAAATcctgaaataataaatgctcaaaagaag GTTATGGAGTACTTCAGGGATACCTACGGAATAGCACCCACTAAAGTTCAAATACCAAACATGCACCACAGCTTCGTAATGTGGTCAAAGGTCATCACTACCTCTGGATTCAAACCGATCACCTACGAAATGACCAACAGGAGAGGACATGCAGACCTCTTTGTGGAAGTCTTCAAATGGCTGATTGGAGTCTCAGACCACATCTTTCCCGCTCTGTTATCCGCTGCTGTCAACAAGATATGGGTACCTAAAGACGAAAAAAAGGCATCCAAATATTACGAGATGATGCAGAACATGGAACAGcattttgagaattttcttGGCGAGGATGGCATCTTCATATACCCAACGGGATCCGACTTGGCGCCATTTCACGGACAGCCGGTGCTTAAACCATTCAACGTTTCGTACACGtgcgtttttaatttattgggtTTGCCCGTCACTCAGTGTCCTGTCACTTTGAGCAGGGATGGCATTCCTGTTGGATTGCAGATTGTGAGCGGACTTTATAACGATCATCTCACTATTGCGGTTGctgaagaaattgaaaaatatttcggcGGATGGGTTTGTCCAGCTTCAGAGGCTTTCTCATAA
- the LOC107443312 gene encoding fatty-acid amide hydrolase 2-like isoform X2: MGIKSVDVVKAYIERIRQVHPIVNAIVDDRFSEAIEEARYIDESLKESNKTEDEIARETPFLGVPVTIKECIAVKGCLYTVGLPARKGVRATFDADVVHQMKQAGAIPIAVTITPELCLWWESYNTLYGYCSNPYDTTRTAGGSSGGEGCILGSAGSVIGIGNDIGGSIRIPAAFNGVFGHKPTRGIVSNTGHYPTPAPSLQTFLMTGPMCRYASDLLPMTKVLAGNNSSKLKLDEKVNFREMKIYYMENEGGNPLVSAVNPEIINAQKKVMEYFRDTYGIAPTKVQIPNMHHSFVMWSKVITTSGFKPITYEMTNRRGHADLFVEVFKWLIGVSDHIFPALLSAAVNKIWVPKDEKKASKYYEMMQNMEQHFENFLGEDGIFIYPTGSDLAPFHGQPVLKPFNVSYTCVFNLLGLPVTQCPVTLSRDGIPVGLQIVSGLYNDHLTIAVAEEIEKYFGGWVCPASEAFS; encoded by the exons ATGGGG atcaaaagtgtTGATGTAGTGAAAGCTTACATCGAACGTATCAGGCAGGTCCATCCAATCGTTAACGCGATTGTGGATGATCGATTTAGTGAAGCGATAGAAGAGGCCAGATACATCGATGAATCATTGAAAGAGAGTAACAAGACGGAAGATGAAATTGCTAGGGAGACGCCATTTTTGGGCGTTCCAGTCACTATCAAAGAATGCATAGCAGTGAAAG GTTGCTTGTATACTGTTGGACTGCCTGCCAGGAAGGGTGTAAGAGCTACTTTTGATGCAGATGTAGTCCATCAAATGAAACAAGCTGGAGCTATACCCATTGCAGTCACCATTACACCAGAACTTTGCCTGTGGTGGGAATCCTACAATACTCTATACGGATATTGTTCTAATCCTTACGATACTACAAGAACTGCCGGAGGAAGTAGCG GTGGTGAGGGATGTATATTAGGTTCTGCTGGCTCAGTCATCGGTATCGGTAATGACATTGGTGGAAGCATTCGTATACCCGCAGCTTTCAACGGAGTTTTCGGTCACAAGCCCACAAGAG GCATCGTGTCCAATACGGGTCATTACCCGACTCCTGCTCCATCGTTGCAAACGTTTTTGATGACCGGACCCATGTGCCGATATGCTTCTGATTTATTACCCATGACTAAAGTTTTGGCTGGTAATAACTCATCTAAGTTGAAATTAGATGAAAAA GTTAATTTTCGAGAAATGAAAATCTATTACATGGAAAATGAAGGAGGAAATCCTTTAGTCTCTGCTGTAAATcctgaaataataaatgctcaaaagaag GTTATGGAGTACTTCAGGGATACCTACGGAATAGCACCCACTAAAGTTCAAATACCAAACATGCACCACAGCTTCGTAATGTGGTCAAAGGTCATCACTACCTCTGGATTCAAACCGATCACCTACGAAATGACCAACAGGAGAGGACATGCAGACCTCTTTGTGGAAGTCTTCAAATGGCTGATTGGAGTCTCAGACCACATCTTTCCCGCTCTGTTATCCGCTGCTGTCAACAAGATATGGGTACCTAAAGACGAAAAAAAGGCATCCAAATATTACGAGATGATGCAGAACATGGAACAGcattttgagaattttcttGGCGAGGATGGCATCTTCATATACCCAACGGGATCCGACTTGGCGCCATTTCACGGACAGCCGGTGCTTAAACCATTCAACGTTTCGTACACGtgcgtttttaatttattgggtTTGCCCGTCACTCAGTGTCCTGTCACTTTGAGCAGGGATGGCATTCCTGTTGGATTGCAGATTGTGAGCGGACTTTATAACGATCATCTCACTATTGCGGTTGctgaagaaattgaaaaatatttcggcGGATGGGTTTGTCCAGCTTCAGAGGCTTTCTCATAA